In the genome of Streptomyces pactum, one region contains:
- a CDS encoding flavin reductase family protein: protein MPSTVPPRRTGPLPGIAGDVLLRRTLRRHAAGVTIVTVPGPAGFTATSFTSVSLRPPLVSFCVDVSASAAGAVRTADRFAVHLLGAHNAALAGRFARGGIDRFAGTDVVRRADGVPVLTAAPAWLAARTVLQQRLGDHLLVVGEVYAGGVREHAAPLVHHDGGYATAWPLPLTALDGT, encoded by the coding sequence ATGCCCTCAACCGTCCCGCCCCGACGGACCGGCCCGCTGCCGGGCATCGCCGGAGACGTGCTGCTGCGCCGTACGCTGCGGCGCCACGCGGCCGGCGTCACGATCGTCACCGTGCCCGGACCCGCCGGTTTCACCGCCACCTCCTTCACCTCCGTCTCGCTCCGGCCGCCCCTGGTCTCCTTCTGCGTGGACGTGTCCGCCTCGGCCGCGGGGGCGGTGCGCACGGCGGACCGCTTCGCGGTCCACCTGCTCGGGGCGCACAACGCCGCACTGGCCGGCCGGTTCGCGCGGGGCGGTATCGACCGCTTCGCCGGCACCGACGTCGTCCGCAGGGCCGACGGGGTGCCGGTACTCACCGCCGCACCGGCCTGGCTCGCCGCCCGTACGGTCCTGCAACAGCGGCTCGGCGACCACCTGCTGGTGGTCGGCGAGGTCTACGCCGGTGGGGTCCGGGAGCACGCGGCGCCCCTGGTCCACCATGACGGCGGCTACGCCACGGCCTGGCCGCTGCCGCTCACCGCCCTCGACGGCACCTGA
- a CDS encoding bile acid:sodium symporter family protein, with protein MNRRVLTLPARLPVDGYVLALLGTVLLAAVLPAAGRTATPAEHAATGAVAFVFFLYGARLSTAEALAGMRQWRLHTTVVLCTFVAFPLLGLAAAGLAPWLLTDRLATGVLFLCLVPSTIQSSITFTSIAGGNVAAAVCAGSFSSLLGVVLTPLLAAALLSGGAGAMGDGLSTGALTGVALHLLAPFLAGQVLRRRVGPVVSRHRKALGYADRGAILLVVYVAFSAGTRAGVWRQISPPRLSALLAVEVVLLAVMLALTWYGSRWLGFARADRITVLFAGSKKSLAAGLPMASVLFGAEASWVVLPLMLFHQLQLMVCAVLAGRLAARSGPQTPAATGTDQAAGAGGTGGALGAGGTAGATRATGAGKPGGAAGAGNGHAAGGAATVASATDSPAP; from the coding sequence ATGAACCGCCGCGTCCTCACCCTGCCCGCCCGGCTGCCCGTGGACGGCTACGTCCTGGCCCTGCTGGGCACCGTGCTGCTGGCCGCCGTGCTGCCCGCGGCCGGCCGTACCGCCACGCCGGCCGAGCACGCCGCGACCGGCGCGGTGGCCTTCGTCTTCTTCCTCTACGGGGCCAGGCTCTCCACCGCGGAGGCGCTCGCCGGGATGCGGCAGTGGCGGCTGCACACCACTGTGGTGCTCTGCACCTTCGTCGCATTCCCGCTGCTCGGGCTGGCCGCCGCCGGCCTGGCCCCGTGGTTGCTGACCGACCGGCTGGCGACCGGGGTGCTCTTCCTGTGCCTGGTGCCCTCCACCATCCAGTCCTCGATCACCTTCACCTCCATCGCCGGCGGCAACGTGGCCGCCGCCGTCTGCGCGGGCTCCTTCTCCAGCCTCCTCGGCGTGGTGCTGACGCCGCTGCTGGCGGCCGCGCTGCTCAGCGGTGGAGCGGGGGCGATGGGCGACGGGCTGTCCACCGGTGCGCTGACCGGTGTCGCGCTCCACCTGCTGGCCCCGTTCCTCGCCGGCCAGGTGCTGCGCCGCCGGGTGGGACCGGTCGTGTCCCGGCACCGGAAGGCCCTGGGGTACGCGGACCGGGGCGCCATCCTGCTCGTGGTGTACGTGGCCTTCAGCGCCGGGACCCGGGCGGGGGTGTGGCGGCAGATCTCGCCGCCCCGGCTGTCGGCGCTGCTGGCCGTGGAGGTGGTGCTGCTGGCCGTCATGCTGGCCCTGACCTGGTACGGCTCCCGGTGGCTGGGGTTCGCGCGGGCGGACCGGATCACCGTGCTCTTCGCCGGGTCGAAGAAGAGCCTGGCGGCCGGGCTGCCGATGGCGAGCGTGCTGTTCGGGGCGGAGGCGAGCTGGGTGGTGCTGCCGCTGATGCTCTTCCACCAGTTGCAGCTGATGGTCTGCGCGGTACTCGCCGGACGCCTGGCGGCCCGGTCGGGCCCGCAGACCCCCGCAGCCACCGGTACCGACCAGGCCGCCGGTGCGGGCGGTACCGGCGGAGCCCTCGGAGCCGGCGGAACAGCCGGAGCCACCCGGGCAACCGGCGCCGGGAAGCCCGGCGGGGCAGCCGGTGCCGGCAACGGCCACGCGGCCGGCGGTGCGGCGACCGTTGCGAGCGCCACCGACTCACCGGCACCGTGA
- a CDS encoding sialidase family protein: MAPDLRARSRRRRWHRTWALVATAVLASLPIPVRAADAGDPASAARTAFEQQVLFKSSRDQGYSCFRIPAIVKTTEGTLLAFAEGRVDNCGDAGDIDLVLKRSTDGGRTWGPLEVVDEGAGDTHGNPAPVVDTRTGRILLATTYNTGRDDGQNCDVPCDRTPHLQFSDDDGRTWSAPRDLSGSIMPPHWNSWYATGPVHGIQLTRGRHKGRLVFGVNAETHDGTRVTHNHAALVLSDDGGASWRLGAVDSWPVAADGTFRQKPSELTLVERADGAVYVSGREQDGTDLGHRAYAVSRDGGASFAAPFRTVPDLYTPQVQGSLLRLRDEATDGYSRLLFAAPGDPDRRRTMMIRSSWDEARTWDGTDRGKVVTTDWSGYSDLVAISRDEVGLLYEGGAVDARDEIRFARFTEDWLGPRRGPDATTPDRASRGRGATVLGGTTGTEGRFGRAVAFDGRDAAVRLPYRPALPLGAGDFTVSLWFRYSAGSGQQPFLWMGGIGNRQPQVWLRGEPASGRVRALITTVQGAAPPASASVSTVGAYNDGNWHHAALIRSGGRLSLSVDGAEASSVPDVAGTVSRTSPFGVHLGQAMDGRSHLTGALDDVRVYRRALTGTELRDVREGGTPLDGKGSDVVFRLPLDRIRPAAD, from the coding sequence ATGGCGCCAGATCTCCGTGCTCGTTCCAGAAGACGGCGGTGGCACCGCACGTGGGCGTTAGTCGCCACCGCGGTCCTCGCTTCCCTCCCCATTCCGGTGCGGGCCGCGGACGCCGGTGATCCGGCGTCCGCGGCCCGCACCGCTTTCGAGCAGCAGGTACTTTTCAAGTCTTCCCGGGATCAGGGGTATTCGTGCTTCCGGATCCCGGCGATCGTGAAGACCACCGAGGGCACGCTGCTCGCCTTCGCCGAGGGCCGGGTGGACAACTGCGGTGACGCCGGCGACATCGACCTGGTGCTCAAGCGCTCCACCGACGGCGGCCGCACCTGGGGGCCACTTGAGGTGGTGGACGAGGGGGCCGGTGACACGCACGGCAACCCGGCGCCCGTGGTGGACACCCGGACCGGCCGCATCCTGCTCGCCACCACGTACAACACGGGCCGGGACGACGGGCAGAACTGTGACGTGCCCTGCGACCGCACCCCGCACCTCCAGTTCAGCGACGACGACGGCCGCACCTGGTCCGCGCCGCGCGACCTGAGCGGGTCGATCATGCCCCCGCACTGGAACTCCTGGTACGCCACCGGGCCGGTGCACGGCATCCAGCTCACCCGCGGCCGCCACAAGGGCCGGCTGGTGTTCGGGGTGAACGCCGAGACCCACGACGGCACCCGGGTGACCCACAACCACGCCGCCCTGGTGCTCAGCGACGACGGGGGCGCGTCGTGGCGGCTCGGTGCGGTGGACAGCTGGCCGGTCGCGGCCGACGGAACGTTCCGTCAGAAGCCGTCGGAGCTGACCCTGGTGGAGCGCGCCGACGGCGCCGTCTACGTCAGCGGCCGGGAGCAGGACGGTACCGACCTCGGCCACCGCGCCTACGCGGTCAGCCGGGACGGCGGCGCGAGCTTCGCCGCCCCCTTCCGCACCGTCCCTGACCTGTACACCCCGCAGGTCCAGGGGTCCCTCCTGCGGCTGCGCGACGAGGCGACGGACGGCTACAGCAGGCTGCTGTTCGCCGCCCCCGGCGACCCGGACCGGCGGCGCACCATGATGATCCGGTCCTCCTGGGACGAGGCCCGGACCTGGGACGGCACCGACCGCGGCAAGGTGGTGACCACCGACTGGTCGGGCTACTCCGACTTGGTGGCCATCTCCCGGGACGAGGTGGGCCTGCTCTACGAGGGCGGGGCGGTGGACGCCCGGGACGAGATCCGGTTCGCCCGTTTCACCGAGGACTGGCTGGGGCCGCGCCGGGGACCGGATGCCACGACCCCGGACCGGGCGTCGCGGGGCCGGGGCGCCACGGTGCTCGGCGGCACCACCGGGACCGAGGGGCGGTTCGGGCGCGCGGTGGCCTTCGACGGCCGGGACGCCGCGGTACGGCTGCCCTACCGGCCCGCGCTGCCGCTGGGCGCCGGGGACTTCACCGTGAGCCTGTGGTTCCGGTACTCCGCGGGCTCCGGGCAGCAGCCGTTCCTGTGGATGGGCGGCATCGGCAACCGGCAGCCGCAGGTGTGGCTGCGCGGCGAGCCGGCGAGCGGCAGGGTCCGGGCACTGATCACCACCGTGCAGGGCGCCGCGCCGCCGGCCTCCGCCTCGGTCAGCACCGTCGGCGCGTACAACGACGGGAACTGGCACCACGCGGCGCTGATCCGCTCGGGCGGCCGGCTCAGCCTCTCCGTGGACGGCGCGGAGGCCTCATCGGTCCCGGACGTCGCCGGCACGGTCAGCCGGACCTCTCCGTTCGGCGTCCATCTGGGCCAGGCGATGGACGGCCGCTCGCACCTGACCGGGGCGCTCGACGACGTCCGGGTCTACCGGCGGGCGCTCACCGGCACCGAACTCCGCGACGTCCGCGAAGGCGGCACGCCGCTGGACGGGAAGGGCAGCGACGTGGTGTTCCGGCTGCCGCTGGACCGTATTCGACCGGCCGCGGACTGA
- a CDS encoding MarR family winged helix-turn-helix transcriptional regulator: MAETPYAPARIRTLPSWLLGRAAARGHRLVAQALAREGMRMTHHAVLCAVAELGPVSQAELGRALRIDPKDMVGIVGDLEAEGLVERGPDPDDRRKNAVTVSAAGKRRLRRTERLGDEANDELTAALTPQERAQLVALLARIADPGAGCGPDRTAAPDPA, encoded by the coding sequence ATGGCCGAGACCCCGTACGCCCCCGCCCGCATCCGCACCCTGCCCAGCTGGCTGCTCGGGCGCGCGGCGGCCCGGGGCCACCGGCTGGTGGCCCAGGCACTGGCCCGGGAGGGCATGCGGATGACGCACCACGCGGTGCTCTGCGCCGTCGCCGAACTGGGGCCCGTCTCCCAGGCGGAGCTGGGGCGGGCACTGCGCATCGACCCCAAGGACATGGTCGGGATCGTCGGTGACCTGGAGGCCGAGGGGCTGGTGGAGCGCGGCCCGGACCCCGACGACCGGCGGAAGAACGCCGTGACCGTCTCGGCCGCCGGGAAGCGCCGGCTGCGCCGCACCGAGAGGCTGGGCGACGAGGCGAACGACGAGCTCACCGCCGCCCTCACCCCCCAGGAGCGCGCCCAGCTGGTGGCCCTGCTCGCCCGGATCGCCGACCCCGGAGCCGGCTGCGGCCCCGACCGCACGGCGGCCCCGGACCCGGCCTGA
- the fdhD gene encoding formate dehydrogenase accessory sulfurtransferase FdhD produces MGRVTERRRVVRVRNGAVSTRPDTLVAEEPLEIRLNGKPLAITMRTPGDDFALAAGFLVSEGVLARPEELATIVYCAGATADGGNTYNVVDVRLAPGVPLPDITLERNVYTTSSCGLCGKASLDAVRTTARWPVGDDAGAPVRVSAGTLAALPDRLRAAQRVFDRTGGLHAAALFTPDGELLDVTEDVGRHNAVDKLVGRAFRAGLLPLHQAVLLVSGRASFELAQKAVMAGIPVLAAVSAPSSLAVDLAVETGLSLVGFLRGSSMNVYAGEHRLVLDDDEEHRAVAGTGAEGAAGPDA; encoded by the coding sequence ATGGGACGGGTCACCGAGCGACGGCGTGTCGTCCGGGTGCGGAACGGCGCGGTCAGCACCCGCCCGGACACCCTGGTCGCCGAGGAGCCGCTGGAGATCCGGCTGAACGGCAAGCCGCTGGCGATCACCATGCGCACCCCCGGCGACGACTTCGCGCTGGCGGCCGGGTTCCTGGTCAGCGAGGGGGTCCTGGCGCGGCCGGAGGAGCTGGCCACCATCGTGTACTGCGCGGGGGCGACGGCCGACGGCGGCAACACCTACAACGTGGTGGACGTCCGGCTGGCGCCCGGGGTGCCGCTGCCCGACATCACGCTGGAGCGGAACGTCTACACCACCTCCTCGTGCGGTCTGTGCGGCAAGGCGAGCCTGGACGCGGTCCGCACCACCGCCCGCTGGCCGGTCGGCGACGACGCCGGAGCGCCGGTCCGGGTGTCCGCCGGTACGCTCGCCGCGCTGCCCGACCGGCTCCGCGCGGCGCAGCGGGTGTTCGACCGGACCGGCGGCCTGCACGCCGCGGCGCTGTTCACCCCGGACGGCGAACTGCTGGACGTGACGGAGGACGTGGGCCGGCACAACGCGGTGGACAAGCTGGTCGGCCGCGCGTTCCGGGCGGGGCTGCTGCCGCTCCACCAGGCGGTGCTGCTGGTCTCCGGCCGGGCCTCCTTCGAGCTGGCGCAGAAGGCGGTCATGGCGGGGATACCGGTGCTCGCGGCGGTCTCCGCCCCCTCGTCCCTCGCGGTGGACCTGGCCGTGGAGACCGGGTTGTCGCTGGTGGGCTTTCTGCGCGGCTCCTCGATGAACGTCTACGCCGGCGAGCACCGGCTGGTGCTGGACGACGACGAAGAGCACCGGGCGGTGGCCGGTACCGGAGCGGAGGGCGCGGCGGGGCCGGACGCCTGA